The Streptococcus sanguinis genome contains the following window.
GGAAGTTGTTTGGAGAGATATGAGAATAAGAACAGAGATTTTTTGAGCTTACTTTTTTATATTCCCAATTTGTAAAATTAAGCTAGACAGAAAAAGCCATCTATGTTAGGCTCAGATAAACACCACATTTGTCTGAAAGGAACTAACATAAATGACCTATACTCATCTTACCTCAAATGAACTCGTAATGATAGAGGCTTACTATCAAGAAGACATAAAAATTTCAGATATTGCGAACTCACTAGGAAGATCGAAACAGACAATCTACACTGTCATCAACTATCTGAAAGAGGGGCACTCTGCTTATGATTACTATAACCGATATAAAGTCAATAAGAAACGCTGTGGTCGGAATAAAACAAGGCTTACGCAAGCAGAAAAAGATTTTATCCAAACTCATTTAGAACAAAATTGGAGCCTTGATGTCATTAAAGGAACTTATCCAGATAGGGTTTCTTGTTCTATGAGAACTCTCTATCGACTAGCAGACCGTGGTATTTTCAAGAAAGAGGATCTCCCTTGGAAAGGCAACAGAAAACCAAATGGTTATAGCGAAAAACGTGGAAAACAAGCGTTTCGCAGAGATTTACGTGAGAGAGCAGCTATTTATCCTAATTTTATGACAGAATTTGGTCATCTAGAAGGGGGATACCATTGTTGGCGAGAAACACAAAAGTGCTGTCATTACCTTAGTAGAACGCCTCTCAAAAGTCATCATCACACTGAAAACTAATGGACGGAAAGCAAGTGATATTGAGGTTTCCATCAACCAATGGTTGTCTCAAGTTCCCAGCCATCTTTTTAAGTCAATAACTTTTGATTGCGGGAAAGAATTTTCTAATTGGAAGTCTATTTCGAATGCACATGACATTGATATTTTCTTTGCGGATCCAGGATGTTCTGGTCAACGAGGTCTCAATGAACATTCTAATGGCTTATTAAGACGAAATGGATTACCGAAACAAATGGATTTTACTACTATTTCTTTTATCAGCTATAGCTGATAAAAGAAATAGAATTCCTAGGAAATCATTGAATTATCAATCACCCTACCAAGTTTTTCTGAGTTACTTGAAAAGTCTAACTTAATTTGACAATTTAGCATTTCAAAAGTTTTTGCCTAGAGCATTTCAGTGCTTGCGTTAGATCGCTTTTTCATCCATGCCCAATTTACGCTGTACAAATTTTACAATTTCTACAACAACAATCATGAGGGCTGAAGCAATAATAGGCGCCAACCATTGAGTTGGAGTCAAAATTGAAAGCTTGAAGAAGGGAGTAAAGCCTGGAATAGTCAAGGTTGCTGCCAAGAGCAAGAAGGAAGCTACGATAGACCAGTTAAAGAGCTTATTCTTGAACGGACCAACTGTAAAGATGGATTGGTAAACTGACTTCACGTTGAAGGCCTGTACCAACTGGATCAGACCAAGAGTCAAGTAAGACATAGTCAAGGCATCTGCGTGAATTTCAGCGTAAGTACTGTGCTCTGGATAGAGAAGGGCATAGCCGTATACACCCAATACAAGAGCTGCTTGCAGGATACCCTGGTAGATGATAGATCTCAAGACACCACCTGAGAAAAAGCTTGAGTTACGTCCACGAGGCTTATGCTTCATAACATCAGGTTCAGCCGGCTCAACACCAAGAGCCATCGCTGGAAGGGTATCTGTTACCAAGTTAAGCCAAAGAATGTGAACTGGCTCCAATACATCCCAACCAAAGAGGGTTGCAAGGAAGATAGACAATACTTCTGCAGTATTAGATGACAAAAGATATTGAATTGTTTTTTGGATATTTGAGAAGACCTTACGTCCTTCTTCTACTGCTACGATAATGGTTGCGAAGTTATCATCGGCAAGAACCATATCAGAAGCACTCTTAGAAACCTCTGTACCTGTAATTCCCATACCGATACCGATGTCAGCTGTCTTAAGAGATGGCGCATCGTTGACCCCATCACCTGTCATGGCAACAACCTTACCGTCATTTTGCCAAGCCTTAACGATACGAACTTTGTGCTCTGGAGATACACGAGCATACACTGAGTATTGCTTGAAGACTTTTTGAAATTCTTCATCAGTGAGTTCATTCAACTCAGCTCCAGTCAAGACATGATCTTCTGTATCATTTGGATCGATGATGCCAAGACGTTTGGCGATAGCTTCAGCCGTATCCTGGTGGTCACCAGTGATCATGATTGGACGGATACCAGCTTCCTTAGCGACACGGACAGCTTCTGCAGCTTCTGGGCGCTCAGGGTCAATCATGCCGACCAAGCCAGAGAAGATGAGGTCAGACTCAACAATTTCAGATTCCAAGGTTGGCACAGCATCCACGTATTTATAAGCCATCATCAAGACACGAAGGGCTTGTTTAGCCAAGTCTTTATTGATTGCAAGGATAGCATTTTTATCTTTTTCTGTGATCGGACGAACTTCCCCATTGACTTCAATACGAGTCACACGTTTGAGCAATTGGTCAGGTGCACCCTTAACGGCTACAAAGTAAGAACCATCTGCTTCCTTATGGATAGTAGACATAAGCTTGCGGTCTGAGTCAAATGGCAATTCAGCCACACGTGGTTCATCCTTCAAGACTTCACGGACGTCAAAGTTGTGGTCCAAACCAAACTGTACAAGGGCAGTCTCAGTTGGGTCTCCAATCAATTTCCCTGTTGGATCAACTTTTGTATCGTTGGCAAAGTTCATAACACGAAGCGTTGTATTGCTTGCATCCAAACCTTCTTTAGCGTCAATCAACTGACCATTTGTATAAACTTTCTCAACTGTCATCTGGTTCATCGTCAAAGTACCAGTCTTATCTGATGCAATGATCTCAGTTGAGCCGAGAGTCTCAATCGCAGGTAATTTACGGATAATGGCATTCCGTTTAGTCAATACTTGTGTACCAAGTGACAGAATAACTGTAACGATAGCAGGCAAACCTTCTGGAATAGCTGCTACCGAAAGGGCTACCGCCACCATTAAAGCTTTTAAAGGATGTTCTCCACGAACGAAGACACCAACTAATAAGGCAATGACTGCAATCACAACGATTAAGTAAGTCAAAGTCTTAGACAATTGGGTCAAGTTTTGCTTCAAGGGTGTTTCCGTTTCGTCTGCGTTGGCTAGCATATCAGCAATCTTACCAACTTCAGTATACATACCAGTATTTGTTACTACTCCAGTACCACGACCGTAAGTAACGTTTGAGTTTTGGTAACCCATATTCACACGGTCACCAATTCCGGCTTCTGCTTCAACTGTCTCGGTAATATCCTTTTCAACTGGAACAGATTCACCAGTAAGGGCAGCTTCCTCAATCTTAAGTGAGGCAGCTTCGATCAAACGCATATCTGCTGGAACAACATCACCTGCTTCTAGCAAAACAATGTCTCCAGGAACCAATTCACGTGAATCAATTTCAACCACATTGCCATCACGACGCACACGGGCCATAGGGCTAGACATATTTTTCAGAGCTTCAATGGCTGCTTCAGCTTTCCCTTCTTGATAAACCCCAAAGGTAGCATTGAGGACAACAACGGCCAAGATGATCATAGCGTCTGTTAAGCCATCCATTCCTTCTGTAATGACAGAAAGTGCCGCTGCCACAAGCAAAATAATAATCATCAAATCCTTAAATTGGTCAAGGAATTTCATCAAGAGGGTTCGTTTCTCCCCTTCATCCAATTCATTTCGACCATAAGTCGCTAAGCGTTCTTGAGCTTGAGCAGTTGACAAACCTTCGATAGATGAGTCCAAGTTCTTTAGGACTTCTTCTGCGGTTTGTGTGTAAAATAAGTCTTTATTTTGTTCTTTAGACAAAATAATCTCCTCCTTCTAAATAGGGAAAAATGGCTAACAAGACTCTTTTTATATAAAAAATCATACAAAAAGAGACCAGTTTAATTAAAAACAGGCCTCGCTGTTTAAGA
Protein-coding sequences here:
- a CDS encoding cation-translocating P-type ATPase; this translates as MSKEQNKDLFYTQTAEEVLKNLDSSIEGLSTAQAQERLATYGRNELDEGEKRTLLMKFLDQFKDLMIIILLVAAALSVITEGMDGLTDAMIILAVVVLNATFGVYQEGKAEAAIEALKNMSSPMARVRRDGNVVEIDSRELVPGDIVLLEAGDVVPADMRLIEAASLKIEEAALTGESVPVEKDITETVEAEAGIGDRVNMGYQNSNVTYGRGTGVVTNTGMYTEVGKIADMLANADETETPLKQNLTQLSKTLTYLIVVIAVIALLVGVFVRGEHPLKALMVAVALSVAAIPEGLPAIVTVILSLGTQVLTKRNAIIRKLPAIETLGSTEIIASDKTGTLTMNQMTVEKVYTNGQLIDAKEGLDASNTTLRVMNFANDTKVDPTGKLIGDPTETALVQFGLDHNFDVREVLKDEPRVAELPFDSDRKLMSTIHKEADGSYFVAVKGAPDQLLKRVTRIEVNGEVRPITEKDKNAILAINKDLAKQALRVLMMAYKYVDAVPTLESEIVESDLIFSGLVGMIDPERPEAAEAVRVAKEAGIRPIMITGDHQDTAEAIAKRLGIIDPNDTEDHVLTGAELNELTDEEFQKVFKQYSVYARVSPEHKVRIVKAWQNDGKVVAMTGDGVNDAPSLKTADIGIGMGITGTEVSKSASDMVLADDNFATIIVAVEEGRKVFSNIQKTIQYLLSSNTAEVLSIFLATLFGWDVLEPVHILWLNLVTDTLPAMALGVEPAEPDVMKHKPRGRNSSFFSGGVLRSIIYQGILQAALVLGVYGYALLYPEHSTYAEIHADALTMSYLTLGLIQLVQAFNVKSVYQSIFTVGPFKNKLFNWSIVASFLLLAATLTIPGFTPFFKLSILTPTQWLAPIIASALMIVVVEIVKFVQRKLGMDEKAI